A stretch of the Bacillus sp. B-jedd genome encodes the following:
- a CDS encoding LysE/ArgO family amino acid transporter, with the protein MEALVHGMILAFGLILPLGVQNVFVFNQGAVHKRFSGAFPAVVTAGICDTLLISLAVAGVSVIVLNFEWLRNLLFLVGFIFLAYMGWAIWKSAAQSVNNARQELFSAKRQIVFAASVSLLNPHAILDTIGVIGTASLVYTGIEKWVFAMACIIVSWIWFFSLALAGRKAGELDKKGSFLKRLNQASALIVWGMALYMGYLALSF; encoded by the coding sequence ATGGAAGCGTTGGTTCATGGGATGATTTTGGCGTTTGGCCTTATTTTGCCGCTTGGGGTACAGAATGTGTTCGTGTTCAACCAGGGGGCTGTTCATAAAAGATTTTCGGGGGCATTCCCAGCGGTTGTGACGGCGGGAATCTGTGACACGCTGTTAATTTCTCTGGCGGTCGCCGGCGTGTCTGTCATTGTCCTGAATTTCGAATGGCTGAGGAATTTGCTATTCCTTGTCGGTTTTATTTTTCTCGCCTATATGGGGTGGGCGATATGGAAATCGGCCGCTCAAAGTGTAAACAATGCGCGGCAAGAGCTTTTTTCTGCCAAAAGGCAGATCGTGTTCGCCGCGTCTGTTTCGCTTCTGAATCCCCATGCCATTCTGGATACGATCGGGGTCATCGGGACAGCGTCGCTTGTGTATACGGGAATTGAAAAGTGGGTTTTCGCCATGGCCTGTATCATTGTGTCGTGGATTTGGTTTTTCTCTTTGGCGCTCGCAGGAAGAAAAGCAGGCGAGCTGGATAAGAAAGGGAGCTTCCTGAAAAGGCTGAACCAGGCGTCCGCGCTGATTGTCTGGGGAATGGCCCTGTATATGGGCTACCTCGCGTTGTCCTTTTAG
- a CDS encoding ABC transporter ATP-binding protein translates to MNNSVIIQFDNVTKQYDNDRPVLDNVSFEIERGKFYTLLGPSGCGKTTILRLIAGFTEATSGDIFFNGKRINNLPANKRQMNTVFQDYALFPHLNVFENVAFGLRIKKMKETDIKAKVKEALQFVNLAGYENREITEMSGGQRQRVAIARAIVNEPEVILLDEPLSALDLKLRTEMQYELRELQRRLGITFIFVTHDQEEALAMSDEIFVINEGKIQQSGTPTDIYDEPINKFVADFIGESNIVNGTMIEDYLVEFTGKKFECVDQGFNPNEPVEIVIRPEDLEITSLEKGKLQVQVDSQLFRGVHYELSCYDKDGNEWLVHSTKKAAVGDQIGLYFEPEAIHVMRLGETEEEFDRRLESYKDGDGE, encoded by the coding sequence ATGAATAATTCAGTGATTATTCAATTTGACAATGTAACGAAGCAATATGACAACGATCGTCCCGTGTTGGACAATGTCAGTTTTGAAATCGAGCGGGGTAAATTTTATACTTTGCTTGGCCCGTCTGGTTGTGGAAAGACAACGATCCTTCGGCTGATTGCCGGCTTTACAGAAGCCACCTCCGGGGATATTTTTTTTAACGGAAAAAGGATCAATAATCTTCCGGCCAATAAGCGCCAGATGAATACGGTGTTTCAGGATTATGCTTTGTTCCCGCACTTGAATGTGTTTGAAAATGTTGCTTTCGGGTTGCGGATCAAGAAAATGAAAGAAACCGATATTAAAGCGAAAGTAAAGGAAGCTTTGCAATTTGTGAACCTTGCGGGGTATGAAAACAGGGAAATCACGGAAATGTCCGGCGGGCAGCGGCAGCGTGTTGCGATTGCGCGTGCGATTGTCAACGAGCCGGAGGTTATCCTTCTTGACGAGCCGCTATCAGCCCTCGACTTGAAACTGCGGACGGAGATGCAGTATGAATTGCGCGAATTGCAGCGCCGCCTTGGCATCACGTTCATCTTTGTTACGCATGACCAGGAGGAAGCGCTAGCCATGTCGGATGAAATCTTTGTCATCAATGAAGGGAAAATCCAGCAGAGCGGAACACCAACCGATATTTACGATGAACCAATCAATAAATTTGTCGCTGACTTCATCGGAGAATCGAATATAGTGAACGGGACAATGATTGAGGACTATCTGGTTGAATTCACCGGCAAGAAATTTGAGTGTGTCGACCAGGGCTTCAACCCGAATGAACCGGTTGAGATCGTCATCCGCCCGGAGGATTTGGAAATCACTTCGCTTGAAAAAGGAAAACTTCAGGTCCAGGTTGATTCGCAGCTTTTCCGCGGCGTTCACTATGAGCTGAGCTGCTATGACAAGGATGGGAACGAGTGGCTCGTCCATTCAACGAAAAAAGCGGCCGTTGGTGATCAAATCGGACTGTACTTCGAGCCGGAGGCCATCCACGTCATGCGCCTTGGCGAGACTGAGGAAGAGTTTGACCGGCGCCTTGAGTCTTATAAGGACGGGGACGGCGAATGA
- a CDS encoding ABC transporter permease — protein sequence MNRNLTRQLYMLPYTLWMIFFVIAPILLVVYYSFLNIDGQFSLENYHKFFTPVYMKMVFSSFWYAFLITLFSLLVAYPTAMLLTKTKHKQLWLLLIIVPSWINLLLKAYAFLGIFGTYGAANQFLEAIGIGTKQILFTDFSFVFVSVYIFIPFMILPIFNSLNELNPALIDAANDLGASKWTTFSRVIFPLTIEGVKSGCQVVFIPALSLFMLTRLIAGNRVITLGTAIEQNFLVTQDWGMGSTIAVFLILAMFIIMALTGIRKRGVLRG from the coding sequence ATGAACCGGAATCTGACCCGCCAGTTATACATGCTCCCATACACGCTCTGGATGATTTTCTTTGTCATCGCGCCAATTTTGCTCGTCGTCTATTACTCATTTTTGAATATTGATGGGCAGTTTTCTCTTGAGAACTACCATAAGTTCTTTACGCCTGTTTATATGAAGATGGTGTTCAGTTCTTTCTGGTATGCGTTTCTGATTACGCTGTTTTCCTTGCTAGTCGCCTACCCGACTGCGATGCTTTTGACCAAAACGAAGCATAAACAGCTTTGGCTGCTGCTGATCATCGTTCCGTCCTGGATCAACCTTCTCCTCAAGGCATACGCGTTCCTCGGTATTTTCGGAACTTACGGTGCCGCGAACCAGTTTCTTGAGGCGATTGGAATTGGGACGAAGCAGATTCTCTTTACCGATTTTAGCTTTGTGTTCGTCTCGGTCTATATTTTCATTCCGTTTATGATTTTGCCAATCTTTAACTCACTGAATGAATTGAACCCGGCGTTAATTGATGCCGCCAATGACTTAGGCGCATCTAAGTGGACAACGTTCAGCCGTGTGATTTTTCCGCTTACGATTGAAGGGGTAAAATCGGGCTGTCAGGTTGTCTTCATCCCGGCGCTTTCCCTGTTCATGCTGACAAGGTTGATCGCCGGCAACAGGGTCATCACGCTTGGAACAGCGATTGAGCAGAACTTCCTCGTCACCCAGGACTGGGGAATGGGCTCGACGATCGCGGTATTTTTGATTCTGGCGATGTTCATTATTATGGCGCTGACTGGAATCCGGAAGCGGGGTGTGCTGCGTGGATAA
- a CDS encoding ABC transporter permease, whose amino-acid sequence MDKKLSPVSKLFLILVFFILYSPIFFLIFYSFNSGGKMFDFESFTLDWYKELFHDTRLLIIVLNTLVVALLSALIATIIGVIGALGIHSMRKRTSKNTILSLNNVLIVSPDVIIGASFLILFTVSGYKLGFYSVLLSHIAFSVPIVVLMVLPKLSEMSPTLVDVARDLGANSWDVLTKVILPYLTPGIMAGFFMALTYSLDDFAVTFFVTGNGFSTLSVEIYSLARRGVSLNINALSTLLFLFTTILVVVYYFITQRQKPAGMGVRK is encoded by the coding sequence GTGGATAAAAAATTATCCCCTGTTTCAAAACTGTTTTTGATACTCGTTTTCTTTATTTTATATTCACCGATCTTCTTCCTGATTTTTTACTCGTTCAACAGCGGCGGGAAGATGTTCGATTTTGAAAGCTTTACCCTCGATTGGTACAAAGAGCTTTTCCATGATACGAGACTGTTGATTATCGTTCTGAATACACTCGTTGTCGCGCTGCTGTCGGCATTGATCGCGACGATTATCGGCGTGATTGGCGCGCTGGGCATCCACTCGATGCGAAAAAGGACGTCGAAAAATACGATTCTGTCGTTGAACAATGTCCTGATTGTCAGCCCCGATGTCATCATCGGTGCGTCATTCCTGATTTTGTTTACCGTTTCAGGCTATAAGCTTGGGTTTTACTCGGTCCTTCTGTCGCATATCGCATTCAGTGTCCCGATTGTCGTTCTGATGGTGCTCCCGAAATTATCGGAAATGAGCCCTACATTAGTCGACGTCGCAAGGGACCTTGGAGCGAACAGCTGGGACGTGTTGACAAAGGTTATTTTGCCGTATTTGACGCCAGGGATCATGGCAGGCTTTTTCATGGCGCTGACGTATTCACTAGATGATTTCGCGGTGACTTTCTTTGTCACCGGGAATGGCTTCAGCACGCTGTCAGTTGAGATTTACTCATTGGCTCGACGCGGTGTTTCCCTGAATATCAATGCCCTGTCGACACTGCTGTTCCTGTTCACAACCATTCTTGTCGTTGTATATTACTTTATTACACAACGCCAGAAACCTGCCGGAATGGGGGTTAGAAAATGA
- a CDS encoding ABC transporter substrate-binding protein, with protein sequence MKQLMRLFLTIVLASAVLLGIIAKLNDTKGYSGSSTLTVYNWGDYIDPDLIKRFEKETGISVVYETFDSNEAMMTKIKQGGTGYDIAVPSEYMIDKMRQEKLLLPLDHSKLPNLKNIDPRFMDLPFDPENKYSVPYFWGTVGIVYNPKMLHNKEITGWNDLWDPDLKNEILMVDGAREVIGMGLNSLGYSLNDTNKSHLREAKKKLDTLTPNIKAIVGDEIKMLMANEEASIGLVWSGDAADIMSENEDLDYVVPIEGSNLWFDNMVIPKTAKNTEAAHQFINFMLDPEIAAQNTEWVCYSTPNKEALNFMPEEMTEDERFYPSEELTKKLEVYKNLGQRNLAYYNQLFLEFKMHRK encoded by the coding sequence ATGAAGCAGCTTATGCGACTGTTTCTCACCATCGTTCTTGCCTCGGCCGTACTGCTCGGGATTATTGCAAAATTGAATGATACAAAAGGCTATTCCGGCAGTAGTACATTGACGGTTTACAACTGGGGAGATTATATTGATCCGGATCTCATCAAGCGTTTTGAAAAGGAAACGGGCATCAGCGTCGTCTATGAGACCTTCGATTCCAATGAAGCGATGATGACAAAGATCAAGCAGGGCGGGACCGGCTACGATATCGCGGTTCCATCGGAATACATGATTGATAAGATGCGCCAGGAGAAGCTGCTCCTTCCTCTTGATCATTCAAAACTCCCGAATCTGAAAAATATCGATCCGCGTTTTATGGATTTGCCGTTCGACCCTGAAAATAAATATTCCGTCCCGTATTTCTGGGGGACAGTCGGGATCGTCTATAACCCGAAAATGCTCCATAATAAAGAAATCACAGGCTGGAATGATCTTTGGGATCCAGATTTGAAAAATGAAATTTTGATGGTTGATGGCGCCCGCGAAGTCATCGGGATGGGTCTGAACAGCCTAGGCTACTCGCTGAATGATACGAATAAAAGCCATTTGCGCGAGGCAAAAAAGAAACTTGATACGCTGACGCCGAATATTAAAGCAATTGTCGGCGATGAAATCAAAATGCTGATGGCGAATGAGGAAGCCTCCATCGGCCTTGTCTGGTCAGGCGACGCGGCTGATATCATGTCAGAAAATGAAGATCTCGATTATGTTGTGCCGATTGAAGGCTCGAATTTATGGTTCGATAACATGGTCATTCCGAAAACCGCGAAAAATACGGAAGCCGCGCATCAGTTCATCAACTTTATGCTCGATCCGGAAATTGCCGCCCAAAATACAGAATGGGTCTGTTACTCAACGCCGAATAAAGAAGCGTTGAATTTCATGCCGGAAGAAATGACCGAAGACGAGCGCTTCTATCCGTCCGAGGAACTGACGAAAAAGCTCGAAGTCTATAAAAACCTCGGCCAGCGTAATTTAGCGTACTACAATCAGCTGTTCCTGGAGTTTAAGATGCATAGGAAATAG
- a CDS encoding anti-sigma factor, translated as MAFESHMKNCARCKEEYNELIQAWHALPFDYTEIEAPESLKDEVLGFVFNRETEGNTKGLRVGLSKFAMMLKSQFTPVSTCIVAMLLITNIGLGIMYGQNLDRQGKNMPIEIVASIPIKAVDQSTPATNGVAYISQKGSTKNLVVQVNGLPGVEGSQVYQVWLLKNGVRENGGIFKPDENGSGILTYHLAEGQSFDQIGITVEPDANSSQPRGEKIAGT; from the coding sequence ATGGCATTTGAATCACATATGAAGAATTGTGCCAGGTGCAAGGAAGAATATAACGAATTAATTCAGGCCTGGCATGCTTTGCCGTTTGACTATACTGAAATCGAGGCGCCTGAATCTCTAAAAGACGAGGTGCTTGGATTCGTTTTTAACCGTGAGACGGAAGGAAATACGAAAGGACTACGAGTTGGGCTAAGCAAGTTTGCCATGATGCTCAAAAGCCAGTTCACCCCTGTTTCCACCTGTATTGTGGCCATGTTGCTGATCACAAATATCGGACTTGGAATCATGTATGGACAGAATCTCGACCGCCAGGGCAAAAATATGCCGATAGAAATAGTGGCCTCCATCCCAATAAAAGCTGTCGATCAAAGCACACCTGCCACAAATGGCGTCGCCTATATTTCCCAGAAGGGATCCACGAAAAACCTCGTGGTCCAAGTTAATGGGTTACCCGGTGTCGAAGGTTCACAGGTATACCAGGTTTGGCTGCTGAAAAACGGCGTAAGGGAAAATGGCGGGATATTCAAGCCGGACGAAAACGGATCCGGCATACTGACTTACCATCTCGCCGAAGGACAGTCATTTGACCAAATCGGCATCACCGTTGAACCCGATGCCAACAGCAGCCAGCCCAGAGGCGAAAAAATTGCCGGCACCTGA
- a CDS encoding RNA polymerase sigma factor, with translation MREKHDAELMRLVKEKHGHALEELYDRYIKLVYSFVMKFCNGNEEMAKEIIQLVFLRLWTTNSQYDPAQGSFINWLLTITRNICIDYLRKEKMHMQHQQEEPEEIADPANPIEERVETNELTVAKNKLTGAQRKLIDLLYWKGYSLSEIAKLEKEPLGTIKSRLHQALKGLRKHLELEDIQ, from the coding sequence ATGAGAGAAAAACATGATGCGGAATTAATGAGATTGGTAAAAGAAAAACATGGCCACGCATTGGAAGAGCTTTATGACCGATATATAAAGCTGGTTTACAGCTTCGTTATGAAATTTTGCAATGGGAATGAGGAAATGGCCAAGGAGATCATCCAATTGGTCTTTTTGAGGCTGTGGACGACAAACAGCCAATACGACCCTGCTCAAGGCAGTTTCATAAACTGGCTTCTCACCATCACCCGCAACATTTGCATAGATTACCTCCGAAAAGAAAAGATGCATATGCAGCATCAGCAAGAGGAACCAGAGGAAATCGCTGATCCTGCCAATCCAATCGAGGAACGAGTGGAAACAAATGAACTTACAGTGGCCAAAAACAAATTAACAGGAGCTCAAAGAAAATTAATCGATTTGCTTTATTGGAAAGGGTATTCCCTTTCAGAAATTGCAAAACTGGAAAAGGAACCGCTCGGCACGATTAAAAGCAGGCTTCATCAGGCTCTAAAAGGATTAAGGAAGCATCTGGAACTGGAGGATATACAATGA
- a CDS encoding COG4315 family predicted lipoprotein, with amino-acid sequence MKKGIFITTLLLIILALSACGQSNDEKAETNKPDTAQTDSNQSEQASSDSLQVLEDEKAGKYLADSEGKTLYYFKKDEEGKSNCSGDCLANWPIFNEENFEAPEGFDKKDFDTITREDNGEKQVTYKGYPLYYFAKDAQKGDVNGQGVKDVWYVVNSDTKFE; translated from the coding sequence ATGAAAAAAGGTATTTTTATCACCACATTACTTTTAATTATCTTGGCATTGAGCGCCTGTGGACAAAGCAATGATGAAAAGGCGGAAACAAATAAACCCGATACAGCCCAGACGGATAGCAATCAATCAGAACAAGCTTCCAGTGACAGCCTCCAGGTATTGGAGGATGAAAAAGCCGGTAAGTATCTGGCGGATTCAGAGGGAAAGACATTGTATTACTTTAAAAAGGACGAAGAGGGAAAAAGCAACTGCAGCGGGGACTGTCTGGCTAACTGGCCGATATTCAACGAGGAAAACTTCGAAGCTCCTGAAGGCTTTGACAAAAAGGATTTCGACACGATTACAAGGGAAGACAACGGAGAGAAGCAGGTCACCTATAAAGGATATCCTCTTTATTATTTTGCAAAGGACGCGCAAAAAGGCGATGTCAACGGACAAGGGGTTAAAGATGTATGGTATGTCGTCAACAGTGACACTAAATTCGAATAA
- a CDS encoding extracellular solute-binding protein, producing the protein MKKTVLLSALLLFAIMAAGLTAYANLDRKSVSQAAPASSQDYHVLRVYGPGGPLGPIKEAAERFSAETGIKVEVTAGPEGNWIGQAKHDADIIFGGSEYMLQDFIFKHPNLVDTKSRTELYPRAAGILVRKGNPKKIENLEDLTKNGVKIIDVNGAGQLGLWEDLAGRKGLIEGISKNITLSVKSSAEAIEQWKANSAADAWITYESWHYRLKDITDLVELPEEDKLYRGTPIALTKITDQKKDAQQFIDYLKTEEGHKIFQKWGWK; encoded by the coding sequence ATGAAAAAGACTGTTTTACTTTCGGCTTTACTGCTCTTTGCCATCATGGCAGCAGGATTGACGGCTTACGCAAATTTGGACCGGAAATCCGTGTCCCAAGCCGCGCCAGCTTCCAGCCAAGATTATCATGTCCTCCGTGTTTACGGACCAGGCGGGCCACTTGGGCCAATCAAGGAAGCAGCTGAACGATTTTCAGCCGAAACAGGAATCAAAGTGGAAGTAACAGCTGGACCGGAGGGCAATTGGATTGGACAGGCAAAGCATGACGCCGATATTATTTTCGGCGGCTCCGAGTATATGCTGCAGGATTTTATCTTTAAGCATCCCAATCTAGTCGATACCAAATCACGTACGGAGCTTTACCCCCGCGCGGCTGGAATTTTGGTAAGGAAGGGAAATCCCAAGAAAATTGAAAACCTCGAAGATTTGACGAAAAACGGAGTAAAAATCATTGACGTAAACGGAGCAGGACAGCTTGGCCTTTGGGAAGATTTGGCGGGCAGAAAAGGACTGATTGAAGGAATATCAAAAAATATTACTCTCTCAGTAAAATCCAGTGCTGAAGCCATTGAACAATGGAAAGCAAATTCTGCCGCGGACGCCTGGATTACTTATGAATCATGGCATTACAGGCTTAAGGATATCACCGATCTCGTCGAACTGCCCGAGGAAGACAAACTCTATCGCGGGACGCCTATCGCGCTGACGAAAATAACCGACCAGAAAAAAGATGCCCAGCAGTTTATCGACTATTTAAAAACCGAAGAAGGCCACAAAATCTTTCAAAAATGGGGTTGGAAGTAA
- a CDS encoding MarR family winged helix-turn-helix transcriptional regulator: MNVNEFKTLFWDYSRKISDHTSILVNSVCEQHGLTMLQIRILVEIKQQKYHTIGSLASRLNLAQANVSTMCKKLEGKGFLERVRDQGDERVVKVILSPNGNQAVEEVDQVLINRISASLEEKEEEAFEEIIRGLKKLHELLEAANQKN, from the coding sequence ATGAATGTAAACGAATTTAAAACCTTGTTTTGGGATTACTCAAGGAAAATCAGTGACCATACGAGCATTCTCGTAAACTCCGTCTGTGAACAACACGGGCTGACGATGCTGCAAATCAGGATTTTAGTTGAAATTAAGCAACAGAAATACCATACAATTGGTAGTCTGGCCAGCCGGCTCAACCTTGCCCAGGCAAATGTTTCGACAATGTGCAAGAAGCTCGAAGGCAAGGGTTTTTTAGAACGAGTCAGGGACCAGGGGGACGAGCGGGTAGTAAAGGTCATCCTTTCACCAAATGGAAACCAGGCTGTAGAGGAAGTTGATCAGGTTTTGATAAACCGGATCTCGGCCTCGCTCGAGGAAAAAGAGGAAGAGGCATTTGAAGAAATCATCCGCGGCTTAAAAAAGCTACATGAACTGCTTGAAGCAGCCAATCAGAAAAATTAA
- the ftsH gene encoding ATP-dependent zinc metalloprotease FtsH — protein MKVKKGPKKPLVNYILTSVIIVLLLNTFIFPMIREQKVKHVDYGTFLTQIDQGKVKSVELQDKEIGYTLKHDEKTYVTGRVDDPELVNRLYDAKAEFNQVIPKQASPLMGFLLTWILPFAIFIGLSQFLVRKMQGKMGGGSNTMMFGKSNAKVYVEAETGISFADVAGQEEAKEALQEIVDFLENPKKYKEIGANIPKGALLVGPPGTGKTLLAKAVAGESKVPFFSISGSEFVEMFVGMGAARVRDLFKQAQAKAPCIVFIDEIDTIGKSRNSGGGIGGNDEREQTLNQLLTEMDGFEADKGVVILAATNRPETLDKALLRPGRFDRRVPVELPDLAGREAILQVHGKKVKLASDTDYNAIARATAGASGADLANIINEAALRAVRLGRKEVNQSDLEESVEVVIAGYQRKNAVISMKDKLIISYHEIGHALVAAKQSHSAPVHKITIIPRTSGALGYTMQVEKGEQVLMSKEQALDKITTFMGGRAAEELIFNSITSGASNDIEQATKIARAMVTRYGMSEEFDMMALETVNNPYLGGDTSMLVSAETASRVDDEVLKIIKSCHQKASQILEENKEKLHELTKFLLEKETITGEEFMSVLDGKIKVAM, from the coding sequence ATGAAGGTTAAAAAAGGTCCAAAGAAACCGTTGGTTAATTATATACTCACATCTGTCATCATCGTGCTCCTCCTCAATACGTTCATCTTTCCGATGATAAGGGAACAAAAAGTAAAGCATGTTGATTACGGCACTTTCCTCACGCAAATCGACCAGGGAAAAGTGAAGAGCGTTGAACTGCAGGATAAGGAAATTGGGTACACGCTGAAACATGACGAAAAGACTTATGTAACAGGCCGTGTCGATGATCCTGAACTGGTGAACCGTCTATATGACGCGAAGGCCGAATTCAACCAGGTTATACCGAAGCAAGCTTCGCCGTTGATGGGATTCCTGTTGACCTGGATTTTGCCATTTGCGATTTTTATCGGGCTTAGCCAGTTCCTCGTCCGTAAAATGCAGGGCAAGATGGGCGGCGGGTCGAACACAATGATGTTTGGTAAAAGCAATGCCAAAGTGTATGTCGAAGCAGAAACCGGTATTTCATTTGCCGATGTGGCCGGCCAGGAGGAAGCAAAGGAAGCGCTCCAGGAAATCGTCGACTTTTTGGAAAATCCGAAAAAGTACAAGGAGATTGGCGCGAACATACCGAAGGGCGCCTTGCTCGTCGGACCTCCAGGAACCGGGAAAACCCTTTTGGCAAAAGCGGTCGCCGGGGAATCGAAAGTACCTTTCTTCTCCATTTCTGGTTCAGAATTTGTTGAAATGTTCGTCGGGATGGGCGCTGCGAGGGTTCGTGACTTGTTTAAGCAGGCCCAGGCAAAAGCGCCATGCATCGTGTTTATCGACGAAATCGACACGATCGGGAAAAGCCGCAATTCTGGCGGCGGTATCGGCGGAAACGATGAGCGCGAGCAGACACTGAATCAGCTTTTGACCGAGATGGATGGGTTCGAAGCGGACAAGGGCGTTGTTATCCTTGCTGCGACAAACCGTCCGGAAACGCTCGATAAAGCATTGCTGCGACCAGGCCGGTTCGACAGGCGCGTTCCGGTTGAACTTCCTGACCTTGCCGGCCGTGAAGCGATCCTTCAAGTCCATGGCAAAAAAGTTAAGCTCGCCAGCGATACAGATTATAATGCAATTGCAAGAGCAACAGCCGGGGCTTCCGGAGCGGACCTCGCCAACATTATCAATGAGGCGGCCCTCCGTGCGGTAAGGCTAGGCCGGAAAGAAGTAAACCAGAGTGACCTGGAAGAATCCGTTGAGGTCGTCATCGCGGGGTATCAGCGCAAAAATGCAGTCATCTCAATGAAGGACAAGCTGATCATTTCCTATCATGAAATCGGCCACGCGCTAGTCGCGGCCAAGCAAAGCCACTCCGCACCGGTCCATAAAATCACGATTATCCCAAGGACGTCAGGCGCGTTGGGCTATACAATGCAGGTTGAAAAGGGCGAGCAGGTTCTAATGAGCAAGGAACAAGCCCTTGATAAAATTACGACATTCATGGGCGGCCGTGCGGCTGAGGAGCTGATTTTCAATTCGATCACATCGGGCGCCTCAAATGATATTGAACAGGCAACAAAGATTGCCCGAGCGATGGTCACTCGATATGGGATGAGCGAGGAATTCGACATGATGGCGCTGGAAACGGTCAATAACCCTTACCTGGGCGGAGATACATCGATGTTAGTTTCGGCTGAAACCGCCTCAAGAGTTGACGACGAAGTTTTGAAAATCATTAAGTCCTGCCACCAGAAAGCCAGCCAAATTCTTGAGGAAAACAAAGAAAAGCTGCATGAACTGACGAAATTCCTGCTGGAAAAAGAAACGATTACCGGGGAAGAGTTCATGTCAGTCCTCGATGGAAAAATAAAAGTAGCGATGTAA
- a CDS encoding glycerol-3-phosphate responsive antiterminator, with protein MKQRILPALTNMKDFEHFLHSSFEIGIFLEVHIAQLKHVRGLAELHGKKMFYHIDMIQGIKSDDYSTEFICQEYKPYGVISTKPSVIIKAKQKGVYAIQRIFLIDSHALEKSYRLIEKTKPDFIEVLPGAMPDLIKEVKQKVNIPLLAGGFIRTSKDIDLALEAGAAGVTTSNKSLWRDFNK; from the coding sequence ATGAAGCAAAGGATCCTGCCTGCATTAACTAATATGAAGGATTTTGAACATTTTCTTCATTCCTCATTTGAAATAGGTATATTTTTGGAAGTGCATATAGCGCAGTTAAAACATGTACGCGGGCTGGCTGAATTACATGGCAAAAAAATGTTTTACCATATTGATATGATTCAGGGGATAAAAAGCGATGATTACTCTACAGAGTTTATTTGTCAGGAATACAAACCATATGGAGTAATTTCGACAAAACCAAGTGTAATTATCAAAGCAAAGCAAAAAGGCGTTTATGCGATTCAAAGAATATTTTTAATAGATTCACATGCTCTAGAAAAAAGTTATCGATTGATAGAAAAAACAAAGCCGGATTTTATTGAAGTGTTACCCGGTGCGATGCCGGATTTAATAAAAGAGGTTAAACAAAAAGTCAATATACCCTTGCTGGCTGGAGGGTTCATTCGAACAAGTAAGGATATAGATCTTGCATTGGAAGCGGGTGCGGCGGGGGTAACCACGTCAAATAAAAGTCTTTGGCGGGATTTCAACAAATAG